The genomic window TGCATCTCCAGGTACGCATCGAGACCGATTTTATTCTCCGGGGCTACCGTGACGGCAAAATAAATCGGTCGGCGCCAGTTGATATCGCGGATGATTTGAACGATCATCCGGTCCTGGACGCGGAGAAACCGACCGGCGTAAGTCGGCCTGAGGGTCCATTCAATGTGACCCGTCTCGTGATCCGGATCGCCCACTGCCAGCCGCACCGTTTTCTCCTGCCACGGAATGGGGCTCATCTGGCTGATGTCCTCATCGGATAACGACAGCGGCAGCTTGGGTTCAAAGTCCCGCAGCTGGCGGATATACCATTCGGTATTCAGCAGGCTCAGGTTGATCACTCGCACATCTTTGCGGATCCCCTCCACTTCCTGAAGATACCAGAGCGGGAAGGTATCGTTATCGCCATTGGTGAAAATGATCCCACCTTCCTCGCAACCATCCAGTAGGTTGTACGAGTAGTCCCAGGCTACGTAGTTGCCGGTGCGATCGTGCTCGTGGTAGTTGGCAAACAGCATCACCCCGGGCATGATGATGAGTAGCACCCCCAGCACCACGGAAAGCGCGATCCGCCGCAGCGAGGACTCCTTCAGCCGTTGCGATAAGAGCTCCATCAGACCGGCTACCCCGATACCGATCCAGATGGACCAGGCGAAAAAGCTGCCCACATAGGAATAATCGCGTTCCCTGGGTTGGGGATCCGGCTGATTCAGGTACAAAATGATCATCAGGCCGGTGGCCAGGAATAAGGCTAGAACCGCCAGTCCGTGTTTCCAGTCCCGCTGCATGTGGTAGAATAATCCGAATAGTCCCAGCAGCAGGGCTAGCGGCAGCCCAAACTGAAACCAATCTACCCCGTCTTCCGTAGAATTGGCCCCATAGCGGGAGATCAATCCCTTGCTGCCTACCGGCCCCCGGCCAGCAAACTGCCATAGAAAATAGCGCATATACATCTTCTTGACCTGGTAATTCCAGAAGAAATCGGCATCCGAAGAATATCTTGCATAGGACCTGAAATGATCTGACTGCCCTGAGTATCGTCGGGGTAAAAGAACCTCACGCTCGGTAAATGTCCCCCTGCGGTTGTCGTAAGTACGGCCTTTCCACAAAGGTCTATCGCCGTACTGTTCCCGCTCAAGGTAGGCCACCGCCTGCCGGATGGTCTCCGGATCGTTCTCATCAATGGCGGGGTCCTTCTGCGATCGGATAAATATGGTGATGTAGGTGGAATAGCCCACCACCACCAGCAGCAGCGCGGTCAGGATGATGCTGGCATTCTTCAGGCGCCGACGGATCGTCCAGATGGTGGCTATCACTGCGATCACCAGTACTCCCACCACAATTTCTATGCCCGTGGCCTCTGCCAGCTGCGGCAGACCAATGATTACGCCCAGGTGGATCACTATATAGGCCGCTAGTGTGATCAGAACGGTGACAAGAAAACCGGTCCAGGTGAATTCCCGGCGCCGGAAATAGATAATCAGCGCTACGAAGGGTAAGGCCAGCAGGTTCAGGAGATGAATACCAGCAGCCAGGCCGAGCAGGTAAGCCAGAATCAGGATATAATAAGCATGGCTTCCCCCGGAGGGAACCGTTCGATTGGCTTCATTCGTTCCAGGAGGGCTGCTTTCGGACTCGCTCCAGCGCAAAATCAGCCAGACGGTCAGGGCGGTGAGAAAAGTAGAGACGGCATACACTTCCGCTTCCACCGCGTTGAACCAGTGGCTGTCGGTGACCATGAAGGTAAGCGCTCCCAGGCCGCCCGCACCGTAGGTTATGAGCGCGTCGGTCACCGATTTAACCCCGCCGCGCCACTTACACACCAGCTGGACGATGACTAAATACAGAAACATCACCGCCAGGGCACTGGCGATCGGCGAAATCAGGTTCACCCGGGCGCCGATGTCGCCAAACAGGGGCAACAAGGTGAAGAACCGCCCCACGAGCAGAAAGAGCGGGCTCCCCGGAGGATGGGGAACACCCATGATGTAGGAAGTGGCGATGAACTCGCCACAGTCCCAGAAAGAGACTGTAGGTGCCATGGTCTTCAGGTACAGTAGGAACGAGAACAGAAGGAGAAAAACGGCGATTAGGCGATGAGCTCTAGGCATCATTTTCATCCGGGGAAGGTGATTTGGCCGATTGATCTTTTTTGGTGTCGCTGGACTTCTTTTGCTTGGCACCGGCGGCCGGGGTCTTCTTTCGCCCAGTGGGCTTAGCCTCCTTGACGGCG from Candidatus Neomarinimicrobiota bacterium includes these protein-coding regions:
- a CDS encoding protein O-mannosyl-transferase family translates to MMPRAHRLIAVFLLLFSFLLYLKTMAPTVSFWDCGEFIATSYIMGVPHPPGSPLFLLVGRFFTLLPLFGDIGARVNLISPIASALAVMFLYLVIVQLVCKWRGGVKSVTDALITYGAGGLGALTFMVTDSHWFNAVEAEVYAVSTFLTALTVWLILRWSESESSPPGTNEANRTVPSGGSHAYYILILAYLLGLAAGIHLLNLLALPFVALIIYFRRREFTWTGFLVTVLITLAAYIVIHLGVIIGLPQLAEATGIEIVVGVLVIAVIATIWTIRRRLKNASIILTALLLVVVGYSTYITIFIRSQKDPAIDENDPETIRQAVAYLEREQYGDRPLWKGRTYDNRRGTFTEREVLLPRRYSGQSDHFRSYARYSSDADFFWNYQVKKMYMRYFLWQFAGRGPVGSKGLISRYGANSTEDGVDWFQFGLPLALLLGLFGLFYHMQRDWKHGLAVLALFLATGLMIILYLNQPDPQPRERDYSYVGSFFAWSIWIGIGVAGLMELLSQRLKESSLRRIALSVVLGVLLIIMPGVMLFANYHEHDRTGNYVAWDYSYNLLDGCEEGGIIFTNGDNDTFPLWYLQEVEGIRKDVRVINLSLLNTEWYIRQLRDFEPKLPLSLSDEDISQMSPIPWQEKTVRLAVGDPDHETGHIEWTLRPTYAGRFLRVQDRMIVQIIRDINWRRPIYFAVTVAPENKIGLDAYLEMQGLVYEVKPNPARPIINIEKLRHNLLERYRYRNLSDPSIYFNSNIQRLMQNLRASFLQLAVDGIIKGQREQARAVLDTLAVTIPESVIPVQNKDLYFQITGLYAEIGDTVELRSRLTSIPQRFRLTPVDYFNIGILYSQELGDWASAETIFQNLYAQHPQNGEVVGRLVGFYRETGHNDQAARILTDWLRFNPNDQTAKQILEEIQQQ